One window of Anaerolineales bacterium genomic DNA carries:
- a CDS encoding ATP-dependent helicase: MTTFTPRPSQQNILRYNGGRLGIAAVPGAGKTHILSALAAQIIHEGWLADDQEVLIVTLVNSAVDNFEARIKRFFDNPLQALYKYRVRTLHGLAHDIVREKPARVGLEERFSIIDEREAGFIRRESVNAWLASHSLDEYLDPALDQSKTDWVKRQQLPDLLDSLALAFIRSSKDRLLTPESLRAKLDASPARLPLAELGYSIYADYQRALAYRGAVDFDDLIRLALTLLENDEEFLERLRYRYPFILEDEAQDSSLTQERILSLLSGGRVAQRIETTPSTSGFDTPFATNAQGYSTIDLGGNWVRVGDPNQAIFETFTTASPELLRAFIQNNPSVDMPESGRSQPSILAVANHLIDWVMTSHPIPEARTALSVPHIVPVPQDDPQQNPPNDPGGIKFISTRYTPEQELEAVVKSVKGYLDFFANVPVEEQPTVAILVPRNQRGVEVVGELRKRGIEPIELISSTSETRAAAGSLSYLLSYLADPQSARKLSKAYEVWRRDWRLETEGGRKVDGRIGELADEAVRRELLGQVTALLRKIVDVENFIAPQNADDWLAGLGESEPEQVIQELSDFRVNVQRWLNAVTLPIDQLVLTLAQDVFSEASDLALAHKLALVLRQVADDHADWRLPELTSELAVIAKNERRFIGFSSDDSGFDPERHRGRVVVTTMHKAKGLEWDRVYLMSVNSYDFPSNMPNDRFISERWFVHSGLNLEAEALAQLTALESTSEYDWYEEGVATLRSRLDYVKERLRLFYVGITRAKRELIVTWNSGRQGDATPSLALSELMGWWESEGGNQ, encoded by the coding sequence ATGACTACATTCACCCCTCGACCCTCACAACAAAACATCCTTCGCTACAACGGCGGGAGGCTTGGCATTGCCGCGGTACCCGGCGCGGGGAAAACGCACATCCTCTCGGCGCTGGCGGCGCAGATCATTCACGAAGGCTGGCTCGCCGACGATCAGGAGGTGCTCATCGTCACGCTCGTCAACTCTGCGGTGGATAATTTCGAAGCGCGCATCAAACGCTTCTTCGACAACCCTCTCCAGGCGTTGTATAAATATCGCGTCCGCACGCTGCACGGGCTGGCGCATGACATCGTCCGCGAGAAGCCTGCGCGCGTGGGGCTGGAGGAGCGTTTCAGCATCATTGACGAGCGGGAGGCGGGCTTCATTCGCCGCGAGTCGGTCAATGCGTGGCTGGCGAGTCACAGCCTCGATGAATATCTCGACCCTGCCCTCGATCAATCCAAAACGGATTGGGTCAAACGTCAGCAACTGCCTGATCTGTTGGACTCCCTCGCCTTGGCTTTTATCCGTTCATCCAAAGATCGCCTCCTGACTCCCGAAAGCCTGCGTGCCAAGCTTGACGCTTCTCCCGCCCGGTTGCCTTTAGCCGAACTTGGCTACAGCATCTACGCAGACTATCAACGCGCCCTCGCCTATCGCGGTGCCGTGGACTTCGATGACCTGATTCGCTTGGCATTGACTCTGCTCGAAAACGACGAAGAATTTCTGGAAAGATTGCGTTATCGCTATCCATTTATTTTGGAAGATGAGGCACAGGATTCGAGTTTGACGCAGGAGAGGATACTTTCGCTTCTATCTGGTGGTCGAGTAGCGCAGCGTATCGAGACCACACCTTCAACTTCTGGTTTCGATACGCCCTTCGCAACAAATGCTCAGGGCTACTCAACCATCGATTTGGGCGGTAATTGGGTCCGCGTGGGCGACCCCAACCAAGCGATCTTCGAAACCTTCACCACAGCTTCCCCTGAACTCTTGCGTGCGTTCATCCAAAACAACCCCAGTGTGGACATGCCTGAGTCGGGTAGGTCACAGCCTTCGATTTTGGCGGTCGCCAATCATCTGATCGACTGGGTGATGACCTCGCATCCCATCCCCGAAGCGCGGACGGCGCTCAGCGTTCCGCACATCGTCCCCGTCCCGCAGGATGACCCACAGCAGAATCCACCGAACGACCCGGGGGGAATCAAATTCATCAGCACCAGGTACACGCCCGAACAGGAATTGGAAGCGGTGGTCAAGTCGGTGAAGGGTTACCTCGATTTCTTTGCGAATGTACCCGTTGAGGAACAGCCGACGGTTGCGATCCTTGTCCCGCGTAATCAGCGCGGCGTGGAGGTGGTAGGGGAGCTGCGCAAACGCGGCATCGAGCCGATTGAGTTGATTTCAAGTACATCTGAGACACGCGCCGCAGCGGGATCGTTGAGTTACTTGTTGTCGTATCTGGCAGACCCACAGTCGGCGAGGAAGTTGTCGAAGGCGTATGAGGTGTGGAGGAGAGATTGGAGACTGGAGACTGAGGGGGGACGAAAAGTGGATGGGAGAATTGGAGAATTGGCGGACGAGGCTGTGCGGCGTGAATTGCTTGGGCAGGTGACGGCTTTATTGCGCAAGATCGTTGATGTAGAAAATTTCATCGCGCCACAAAATGCGGATGACTGGCTGGCAGGCTTGGGTGAGTCAGAGCCGGAGCAAGTCATCCAGGAGTTAAGTGATTTCCGAGTCAATGTGCAGAGGTGGTTGAACGCGGTGACTCTGCCCATCGATCAATTGGTATTGACGCTGGCGCAGGATGTGTTCAGCGAAGCGTCGGATTTGGCGCTGGCGCATAAACTGGCGCTGGTGCTGAGGCAGGTGGCGGACGATCACGCGGATTGGCGCCTTCCTGAGTTGACGTCGGAACTGGCAGTCATCGCCAAGAACGAACGGCGCTTCATCGGGTTCTCGTCGGATGATTCGGGCTTTGACCCCGAACGCCATCGCGGACGGGTGGTGGTGACGACGATGCACAAGGCGAAGGGACTGGAGTGGGACCGCGTGTATCTGATGTCGGTCAATAGTTATGATTTCCCGTCGAACATGCCGAATGACCGTTTTATTTCGGAGCGTTGGTTCGTGCACAGTGGATTGAATCTCGAAGCGGAGGCGCTGGCACAGTTGACCGCGCTCGAGTCGACGAGTGAATATGACTGGTACGAGGAAGGCGTGGCGACGCTGCGCTCGCGGCTGGATTACGTCAAGGAGAGATTGCGCCTGTTCTACGTCGGCATTACGCGCGCCAAGCGCGAGTTGATCGTGACCTGGAATTCAGGCAGGCAGGGCGATGCGACGCCATCCCTGGCGTTGAGTGAGTTGATGGGGTGGTGGGAGTCGGAAGGTGGTAATCAGTGA
- a CDS encoding ATP-dependent helicase, producing MTQFNLLQRQIIESPLDSRLFVSGAAGTGKTTAGVERIRFLLSQGTPADSILLLTPQRTLQEPYLDLLESPERIAGGEVTPATVGGLARRMCDLFWPLAAQTAGFKNPDRAPVFLTLETAQYFMAHLVRPLIEEKGYFESVTINRNRLYSQILDSLNKAAIVGFPHTEIGSRLDSAWFGDPAQRRLYADVQECTNLFRQFCLDHNLLDFSLQLEIFNYILWRNEQARSFLTQTYRHLVYDNIEEDISCAHDIVREWMADFDSALLLFDEAAGYRKFLGGDPISGLDLRRECDQVIELTESFVSSTNVLKLSNALVSAIAKEESAEVNEEQHAMEFILAHFHPEMLDDVVKKIRSLIETGTPQGEIVVLAPYLSDALRFSITNRLEAAGIPSRSNRPSRSLRDEPGSKSLLTLSALAHPGWNIHPPKFDMAHAFMFALNTDLVRAQLLADIVYRQRDLRLSAFDEIQPETQERITYSFGERYSALRTWLEEYRVNEPLPLDFFLRKLFGEVLSQPGFGFHLNLDAVRVAASLVESIKKFRVAMEPITDLSGLNLGKEYISMLQDGVIAAQYLEAWRNENKDAVLVAPAYTFLMMNRPASYQFWLDPGSDGWSQRVSQPLTHPYVLSRHWDASSGRLWLDSDEVAMETETLARLTGGLLARCREKIFLAISDLGASGFEQRGKLLRAFQKVLTSSE from the coding sequence ATGACTCAATTCAATCTGCTCCAGCGCCAGATCATCGAGTCTCCCCTTGACTCCCGTCTCTTCGTCTCGGGCGCGGCAGGCACGGGAAAAACAACCGCCGGTGTGGAACGGATTCGTTTTTTGCTTTCTCAAGGCACTCCCGCAGATTCGATCCTCCTGCTCACTCCACAGCGAACACTACAAGAACCTTATCTCGATCTGCTGGAAAGTCCCGAACGTATCGCGGGCGGCGAGGTGACTCCTGCCACGGTCGGCGGATTGGCGCGGCGCATGTGCGACCTGTTCTGGCCCCTTGCCGCGCAGACAGCCGGATTCAAAAACCCCGACCGGGCGCCCGTTTTTCTAACACTGGAGACCGCGCAATATTTCATGGCGCATCTTGTCCGTCCATTAATCGAAGAGAAGGGATATTTCGAGTCGGTCACCATCAATCGCAACCGTTTGTATTCGCAGATCCTCGACAGCCTGAATAAAGCCGCCATCGTCGGTTTTCCGCATACCGAGATCGGTTCACGGCTCGACTCCGCCTGGTTTGGCGACCCCGCTCAGCGGCGGCTCTATGCCGATGTGCAGGAATGCACGAATCTCTTCCGCCAATTCTGCCTCGACCACAACCTGCTGGATTTTTCCCTCCAACTCGAAATCTTCAATTACATTCTTTGGCGGAACGAACAAGCCCGTTCCTTCCTCACGCAGACATATCGCCATCTCGTTTACGACAACATCGAAGAGGACATCTCCTGCGCCCACGACATCGTCCGTGAGTGGATGGCGGATTTCGACTCGGCGCTCCTGCTTTTCGACGAGGCGGCGGGGTATCGAAAGTTCCTGGGCGGCGACCCAATTTCAGGTCTGGATCTGAGGCGAGAATGCGATCAGGTCATCGAGCTGACCGAGTCCTTCGTCTCCTCCACCAATGTTCTCAAACTATCGAACGCGTTGGTTTCAGCCATTGCCAAAGAGGAATCTGCTGAAGTGAATGAAGAGCAGCATGCGATGGAATTCATCCTCGCTCATTTCCATCCCGAAATGCTGGATGATGTGGTGAAAAAGATTCGATCGCTGATCGAAACAGGCACGCCGCAGGGGGAGATCGTAGTTCTCGCGCCGTATCTTTCAGACGCATTGAGGTTTTCGATAACGAATCGACTCGAAGCGGCGGGAATTCCCTCGCGAAGCAACCGCCCGTCTCGTTCCCTGCGCGATGAACCCGGAAGTAAATCGCTGCTTACCTTGTCCGCACTTGCTCATCCCGGTTGGAACATCCATCCGCCGAAATTCGACATGGCGCACGCGTTCATGTTCGCGTTGAACACGGATCTCGTCCGCGCCCAATTGCTAGCCGATATCGTCTATCGCCAGCGCGACTTAAGGCTCTCGGCATTCGACGAGATCCAGCCTGAAACACAGGAACGCATTACCTATTCTTTTGGCGAACGGTATTCCGCTCTTCGAACCTGGCTCGAAGAATACCGCGTAAACGAACCCCTGCCGCTCGATTTCTTTTTGAGAAAATTATTCGGCGAAGTGCTCTCCCAGCCCGGTTTCGGTTTTCATTTGAATCTCGACGCGGTGCGCGTCGCGGCGAGTTTGGTCGAATCCATCAAGAAGTTCAGGGTCGCAATGGAACCGATAACAGACCTGTCTGGTCTTAATCTCGGAAAAGAATATATCTCCATGCTGCAAGACGGTGTGATCGCGGCGCAGTATCTGGAAGCGTGGCGAAACGAGAATAAAGATGCCGTGCTTGTTGCGCCTGCCTACACATTCCTGATGATGAACCGCCCCGCTTCTTATCAATTCTGGCTCGACCCCGGCTCGGACGGCTGGTCGCAGCGCGTCTCGCAGCCGCTCACGCATCCCTATGTCCTTTCGCGGCATTGGGATGCCTCATCGGGCCGCCTCTGGCTCGACTCGGACGAGGTTGCGATGGAGACTGAAACTCTGGCGCGTCTCACCGGCGGTTTGCTGGCTCGCTGCCGCGAAAAAATCTTCCTCGCCATTTCCGACCTCGGCGCATCTGGCTTTGAACAGCGCGGTAAGTTGCTGCGTGCATTTCAAAAGGTGTTGACCTCGAGTGAGTAA
- a CDS encoding recombinase family protein, producing the protein MGKRAVIYVRTSSEQQGEKCSPAEQESDCRKFAAQQGLVVVNVYRDIERYRVKNKWVEPSGTRYDRPAMLAMLRDAADDQFDVILAWREDRLYRGMRAMLLILETIQQHNLTIMLALETFDPATAPLKAWLAQVELENIKERMTMGVKARLKAGKANSGQDRYGYRRVGEQIEVVPEEAKWVQQIFAWYIAGVSMREMRRRLIAANAPQKDTTAIRRIPWSFNSLKGILHGAGDYARGVKTQSREGEQFQMKLIPILDMDTYRKFMELRESYIHPAQQVPKIDFLIRGLLYCPCGYKMGIRISKSSRDQWDGEWEVGRIRGNYTCVCKHDELISPDCPRYVKNAEADRNVWRQVCNAINHPELLLEQAKILVDELKTDALISGNDKELIEKELDNLVVGRQWVITQARKGVISEADMDQHLMDMSIREVDLKKQLNAIQDAVDAQLLVDWEGKVQQYLADLKEGIQALHRMPEAPAEQRRVVELKRQIIETLVEKVSVDRDHQFTVTIRLHLLGILENTTGNGGSSSNGGQWPTGGTGNRSNPSSRTTGFKSLIGHIRVSANWIMQGM; encoded by the coding sequence ATGGGTAAAAGAGCAGTGATTTATGTCCGCACATCATCCGAACAACAGGGCGAAAAATGCAGCCCTGCCGAACAGGAATCGGATTGCCGGAAGTTTGCCGCACAACAGGGGCTGGTGGTTGTCAATGTATATCGCGATATCGAACGGTATCGTGTCAAAAACAAATGGGTGGAACCCTCTGGGACACGCTATGACCGCCCTGCGATGCTGGCAATGCTTCGCGATGCCGCTGACGATCAGTTCGATGTCATTCTCGCATGGCGGGAGGACAGGCTTTATCGCGGCATGCGGGCAATGCTGTTGATCCTTGAAACGATCCAACAGCACAACCTGACCATCATGCTGGCGCTGGAAACCTTTGATCCGGCAACGGCTCCCTTGAAAGCCTGGCTCGCCCAGGTGGAACTGGAGAATATCAAGGAACGCATGACGATGGGGGTGAAGGCGCGTCTCAAGGCTGGCAAGGCGAATTCGGGTCAGGATCGGTATGGCTATCGCCGTGTGGGGGAACAGATCGAAGTGGTTCCGGAGGAGGCGAAATGGGTCCAGCAGATATTTGCCTGGTATATCGCCGGCGTTTCGATGCGCGAGATGCGCAGACGCTTGATCGCGGCAAATGCCCCTCAAAAGGATACGACGGCTATTCGTCGAATCCCGTGGTCTTTCAACAGCCTTAAGGGAATTCTGCACGGAGCCGGCGACTATGCCAGGGGCGTCAAAACCCAGAGTCGGGAAGGGGAACAATTTCAAATGAAGCTTATCCCCATTCTGGATATGGATACCTATCGAAAATTCATGGAGTTGAGGGAGAGTTATATCCATCCGGCGCAACAGGTTCCAAAAATTGATTTTCTGATCCGGGGTTTGCTTTACTGTCCATGCGGTTACAAGATGGGAATTCGCATCTCGAAATCATCCCGCGATCAATGGGATGGCGAATGGGAAGTCGGCAGGATTCGGGGCAATTACACCTGTGTTTGCAAGCACGACGAACTTATATCCCCTGATTGTCCGCGTTACGTAAAAAATGCGGAGGCGGATCGAAATGTCTGGCGGCAGGTTTGTAATGCCATCAATCACCCCGAACTTCTCCTGGAACAGGCGAAGATTCTGGTCGATGAGTTGAAAACGGATGCGCTGATAAGCGGGAACGACAAGGAACTCATTGAGAAGGAATTGGACAACCTGGTCGTGGGCCGGCAATGGGTGATCACCCAGGCGAGGAAGGGGGTTATCTCCGAGGCTGACATGGATCAACATTTGATGGATATGTCCATAAGAGAGGTGGACCTAAAGAAGCAACTGAATGCCATCCAGGATGCGGTTGATGCTCAATTGCTGGTTGATTGGGAGGGAAAGGTTCAGCAATATCTTGCTGATTTGAAGGAGGGCATTCAGGCATTGCATCGCATGCCTGAAGCTCCCGCTGAACAGCGAAGAGTCGTTGAGTTGAAACGCCAGATTATTGAAACCCTTGTGGAAAAAGTTTCCGTTGACCGGGATCACCAGTTCACCGTGACGATTCGCCTGCATCTGCTGGGCATTTTGGAGAATACAACCGGCAATGGCGGCAGTTCCAGCAATGGTGGACAGTGGCCGACGGGCGGAACTGGAAATCGATCAAATCCTTCCAGTAGAACAACAGGATTCAAATCGCTGATAGGTCATATCCGGGTGAGCGCCAATTGGATCATGCAGGGCATGTAA
- a CDS encoding Zn-ribbon domain-containing OB-fold protein: MEIPRHWRLKKQRYGLVGEVCPHCDHKIFPPRDVCPNCGDEAKDLYSFSGKGEVYSFTTIYEAPAGYESQAPYTVALIKLDEGPMLTAQLTDVDNSEVQIGMPVEMVTRKMRNDGDERGLIVYGYKFRPQNFVPQQ; this comes from the coding sequence ATGGAAATCCCCCGACATTGGCGCCTCAAAAAACAGCGATATGGACTCGTTGGAGAGGTTTGTCCGCACTGCGATCACAAGATCTTCCCCCCACGCGATGTCTGCCCGAACTGCGGCGACGAAGCAAAGGACTTATATTCTTTTAGCGGTAAAGGTGAAGTGTATTCCTTCACGACCATTTACGAAGCTCCTGCCGGTTACGAATCGCAGGCTCCCTACACCGTGGCGCTTATCAAATTGGATGAAGGACCCATGCTCACAGCTCAATTGACCGATGTGGATAATTCCGAAGTCCAGATCGGCATGCCCGTCGAAATGGTCACCCGCAAGATGAGGAACGACGGCGATGAGCGCGGGTTGATCGTATACGGGTATAAGTTCCGACCTCAAAATTTTGTACCCCAGCAGTAG
- a CDS encoding recombinase family protein, translating to MKPRAVIYVRTSSEHQGEKSSPAEQEADCRKLAADQGLKIVGVYRDIEKYRVRNKLVEPSGTRSDRPGLLSMLRDASKGEFDIILAWREDRLYRGMRSMLLVLETIQEHKIQIMLARETFDPKIAPLRAWVAQMELDGMKERMTMGVKARLKSGKANTGQDRYGYMRVGDAIEVVEDEAFWVRQIFAWYVEGVPILEIRKRLIAANAPQKGSSIPRRMQWARSSIQAVLIAAKEYAYGIKIQTRKGESFQIPVQPIIDTVTYERYLRVRESKKTHPIRSIKYDYLIGGKLFCDCNYKWGARTNKSKRNRKGELIRRKTPVRVYYCGQSHKDQVSPNCPRHIGAKKAEDIVWQKVCAAMDKPDYLLGQARQIVNQIRESQGTLEQDRIRIENQLEAVLTERQWVITQARKGAFTTNDMEYQLSQLTFQEVTLKQELATLGETININALNNWEENVVEFLADLRAGVEELKLVAPQTPEEQHDIFVLKKRVVDTLVERVDIDIDRNLFVQIRLNLLDILRKDAESGGSTAGVQNFEVGTYTRIRSTRAHRRRSSSCG from the coding sequence ATGAAACCACGTGCAGTGATTTATGTTCGCACATCTTCTGAACATCAAGGTGAGAAATCAAGTCCGGCGGAGCAGGAAGCGGATTGTCGGAAATTGGCTGCTGATCAGGGATTGAAGATAGTCGGAGTGTATCGGGATATTGAAAAATATCGTGTCCGGAATAAATTGGTGGAGCCATCCGGCACGCGATCCGACCGCCCCGGGTTGTTGTCCATGCTTAGAGACGCATCCAAGGGTGAATTTGACATCATTCTTGCATGGCGTGAAGATCGTCTTTACCGGGGTATGCGTTCCATGCTTCTGGTGTTGGAGACCATTCAGGAACACAAGATACAGATCATGCTTGCCAGGGAAACTTTTGATCCCAAGATTGCTCCGCTTCGTGCGTGGGTTGCACAAATGGAGCTGGATGGGATGAAGGAACGCATGACGATGGGTGTAAAAGCCCGTCTTAAATCAGGCAAGGCAAATACCGGGCAGGACCGCTACGGCTATATGCGGGTTGGGGATGCCATCGAAGTGGTTGAGGATGAAGCGTTTTGGGTCAGGCAGATCTTTGCCTGGTATGTGGAGGGAGTGCCGATTTTGGAAATTCGCAAGCGGTTGATTGCGGCGAACGCGCCTCAAAAGGGCAGCAGCATCCCAAGGAGAATGCAATGGGCAAGGTCAAGTATTCAGGCAGTATTGATTGCCGCCAAGGAATATGCCTATGGCATTAAGATTCAAACTCGCAAGGGTGAATCCTTCCAGATCCCGGTTCAACCCATTATTGATACAGTAACGTATGAAAGGTATCTTCGTGTACGGGAGAGCAAAAAGACACATCCGATTAGAAGCATCAAATATGATTACCTGATCGGCGGTAAGCTTTTTTGTGATTGCAATTACAAGTGGGGTGCAAGAACCAACAAGTCCAAGAGGAATAGAAAGGGTGAGTTGATCAGGCGAAAAACACCCGTTCGAGTCTATTATTGTGGACAATCACATAAGGACCAGGTTTCACCAAATTGCCCGCGGCACATAGGGGCTAAAAAGGCGGAGGATATTGTCTGGCAAAAGGTTTGTGCTGCGATGGACAAACCTGATTACCTGCTCGGTCAGGCGCGACAGATAGTTAATCAAATCAGGGAAAGCCAGGGCACATTGGAGCAGGATCGGATAAGAATTGAGAATCAGTTGGAAGCGGTACTGACAGAGCGGCAATGGGTTATTACCCAGGCACGCAAAGGTGCTTTTACCACCAATGACATGGAATATCAGCTGAGCCAGCTTACCTTTCAGGAGGTAACTCTTAAGCAGGAACTTGCCACGCTTGGAGAAACCATCAATATTAATGCCTTGAATAATTGGGAGGAGAATGTGGTCGAATTCTTGGCTGACCTGAGAGCCGGCGTTGAGGAGTTAAAACTTGTTGCTCCCCAGACGCCTGAGGAGCAACATGATATTTTTGTGCTTAAGAAACGGGTTGTTGATACTTTAGTTGAGCGTGTTGATATCGATATAGACCGAAATCTTTTTGTACAGATCCGACTGAATCTTCTCGATATTCTACGAAAAGATGCTGAGTCCGGAGGCTCTACTGCTGGGGTACAAAATTTTGAGGTCGGAACTTATACCCGTATACGATCAACCCGCGCTCATCGCCGTCGTTCCTCATCTTGCGGGTGA
- a CDS encoding S49 family peptidase: protein MSEADQRWERIRNILLWLVIPLILGLLAASAVPRPVVGVIRLEDAIYTYSAQNTIKQIQYAIDHPEVRAVVLVMDSPGGTVVDTESIYMELTRLREKKPVVTVVNGMAASGGYYLSVNTDYIFAKPTSLVGNIGVIGYLPPSPFVIEDIITTGPYKLWGAPRDSDMRQVEMIKEGFFQAVKLGRGDKLSGSDAVTFSGQIFSGIDGLKLGIIDEFGTENDGAKKAAELAKVANYEILDLAEPAGVVAPTYFFFMTDADGITLPYPREAGVYLLYIPPLPVSQ, encoded by the coding sequence ATGAGCGAAGCAGATCAACGCTGGGAACGGATACGGAACATCCTGCTCTGGCTGGTGATCCCATTGATCCTCGGTTTGCTGGCGGCTTCAGCAGTTCCACGCCCGGTTGTGGGTGTGATCCGGCTGGAAGACGCCATTTACACGTATTCAGCCCAAAACACCATCAAACAGATCCAATATGCGATCGATCATCCGGAAGTGCGGGCGGTGGTCCTGGTCATGGACAGCCCCGGGGGTACGGTGGTTGATACCGAATCCATTTATATGGAACTGACCCGCCTGCGCGAGAAAAAACCGGTTGTAACAGTTGTCAACGGCATGGCTGCCAGCGGAGGATATTATCTTTCCGTCAACACCGATTACATTTTCGCCAAACCGACCTCCCTCGTGGGCAACATCGGCGTGATCGGCTATCTGCCGCCCTCGCCCTTCGTCATCGAAGACATCATCACAACGGGTCCGTATAAACTCTGGGGCGCGCCGCGCGATTCAGACATGCGCCAGGTCGAGATGATCAAGGAGGGATTCTTCCAGGCCGTCAAACTCGGGCGCGGAGACAAACTCAGCGGCAGCGATGCGGTCACATTCAGCGGGCAGATCTTTTCCGGCATCGACGGGCTGAAGCTCGGCATCATCGATGAGTTCGGCACCGAGAACGACGGCGCAAAGAAAGCCGCCGAATTGGCAAAGGTCGCCAACTACGAAATCCTCGACCTCGCGGAACCGGCCGGCGTCGTAGCGCCCACCTATTTCTTTTTCATGACCGACGCGGACGGCATCACCCTGCCCTACCCAAGGGAAGCGGGTGTGTATCTGCTGTACATTCCGCCCCTGCCCGTCAGCCAATAG
- a CDS encoding amidase, whose translation MTTDLCFLPAVDLARMLRNKEISAREALSAHLAQIESVNPKVNAIVTLTIEQALKEADSADAAIMRGETPGILHGLPTAHKDLQLTRGIRTTFGSPIYKDFIPDSDSLVVERIKRAGAISVGKTNVPEFGAGSQTFNPVFGATRNPFDPGKTCGGSSGGAAAALACGLIPIVDGSDMGGSLRNPANFCNVVGLRPSPGRVPSYPSEMGWFTLSVDGPMARTVSDVALLLSALAGPSTLSPISLLDPGSKFSLPLERDFKKTRIAWINLGLPYEREVLAVVNSARPVFEALGCIVEESEPDFSGADEIFKAWRAWSFEAGLETEYREHMDILKDTVIWNIEQGKSLTGPYLARVEINRTRLFHRLREFMEKYEFLVLPVSQVLPFDVVKPYPEIINDEEMHTYIDWMKSCYFISTVGNPAISVPGGFSTSGLPVGLQIVGRHQDDLGVLQLAYAFEQATQHWKRRPASVL comes from the coding sequence ATGACAACCGATCTCTGCTTCCTTCCCGCCGTCGACCTTGCGCGTATGCTGCGAAATAAAGAAATCTCCGCGCGCGAAGCCCTCTCCGCACATCTGGCGCAGATCGAGAGTGTTAATCCGAAGGTCAACGCGATCGTCACGCTGACAATTGAACAGGCGTTGAAAGAAGCAGACAGCGCTGACGCCGCGATCATGCGAGGCGAAACCCCCGGCATTTTGCACGGTTTGCCGACCGCGCATAAAGATCTGCAGCTCACGCGCGGCATCCGCACTACGTTCGGTTCGCCTATCTACAAGGATTTCATTCCCGATAGCGACTCGCTTGTCGTCGAACGAATCAAAAGGGCAGGCGCGATTTCGGTCGGCAAAACAAACGTCCCTGAGTTTGGAGCCGGGTCGCAAACTTTCAATCCCGTTTTCGGCGCGACGCGCAATCCATTTGATCCAGGCAAAACCTGCGGAGGAAGCAGTGGCGGCGCGGCAGCGGCTCTGGCATGCGGCTTGATCCCCATCGTCGATGGAAGCGACATGGGCGGCTCGCTTCGGAACCCGGCAAATTTTTGCAACGTCGTCGGACTGAGACCCTCGCCCGGGCGGGTCCCTTCTTATCCATCGGAGATGGGATGGTTCACATTGTCTGTGGATGGACCGATGGCTCGTACGGTTTCCGATGTGGCGCTGCTCCTCTCGGCTCTCGCCGGACCTTCGACTCTTTCGCCCATCTCATTGCTTGACCCCGGCTCGAAGTTTTCCCTGCCATTGGAACGCGATTTCAAAAAGACGCGCATTGCTTGGATCAATCTGGGTTTGCCGTATGAGCGCGAAGTGCTGGCGGTCGTGAATTCAGCCCGTCCCGTATTCGAGGCGCTGGGCTGCATCGTCGAAGAATCGGAACCCGATTTTTCCGGCGCCGATGAAATTTTCAAAGCCTGGCGCGCCTGGAGCTTCGAAGCGGGTCTAGAGACAGAATACCGGGAACACATGGATATATTGAAAGACACCGTGATCTGGAATATCGAACAAGGCAAATCCCTTACCGGTCCTTATCTCGCCCGAGTGGAAATAAACCGAACGCGGTTATTTCATCGCCTGCGCGAGTTTATGGAAAAATACGAATTTTTGGTCCTGCCGGTCAGTCAAGTCCTGCCGTTCGATGTCGTGAAACCTTATCCTGAAATAATCAATGACGAAGAAATGCATACCTATATTGATTGGATGAAATCCTGTTATTTCATTTCCACGGTGGGAAACCCGGCAATTTCAGTCCCGGGTGGATTCTCAACATCGGGCTTGCCCGTTGGATTGCAGATCGTAGGGAGGCACCAGGATGATTTGGGAGTCCTGCAACTGGCGTATGCCTTCGAGCAAGCGACACAACATTGGAAGCGTCGCCCGGCATCTGTCTTATAA
- a CDS encoding helix-turn-helix domain-containing protein, with amino-acid sequence MTDDEWLTIQQAAKVSGYHAEYLRIIVRAGKVVAHKFGPVWAISKKSLLSYLKTAEKSDDRRHGPKVIKK; translated from the coding sequence ATGACTGATGACGAATGGCTGACAATCCAACAGGCGGCGAAAGTGAGCGGTTATCATGCCGAATATCTGCGCATCATTGTTCGAGCGGGGAAGGTGGTTGCCCATAAATTTGGTCCGGTCTGGGCAATCAGCAAAAAGTCCCTGCTGTCCTATCTGAAAACTGCGGAAAAATCCGACGATAGGCGGCATGGTCCCAAAGTGATCAAAAAATAA